A window of the Microvirga terrae genome harbors these coding sequences:
- a CDS encoding tetratricopeptide repeat protein, which translates to MTTLIAQRNRPSARSLLLSASAATIILTAAPAFACPLGSHDSPRVRMLHALQMSGASGPGHHRDVAQLQAQPKRTELGSYSRDLPKGAAAPRADGRPPLYDNLGQLSWAVTKDRNGQAQSYFDQGYRLGWGFNHAEAARSFRAAQELDPGCAMCLWGEAWVLGPHINYPMDADANVRALVVLEKARGLAADNGDLQVALVEALSKRHSSDPKADRKALDQAYADAMEEVQARFPQNAHVALLTADALMNLTPWDYWADGGKTPKGKTERIVELIEGVLGTRQVGPLEANPDHPGAIHLYIHAIEASDRLERAVPHAERLEKLIPGAGHLVHMPSHIWYRLGRWRDSLDANVRAEAADEAFLQQGSASLLYSEAYYAHNVHFVMVSALTGGDGRTAVAAAQKLSGIVSDRAKREVPWTQPIAAAPYYAQALFSMPEDVLALPKPEGDFPFVEAAWHYARGVAFARLGRADEARAEAAAIEGLAKKPEITALPDAGVPGPDLMTIAAHEIEARIAQAAGDQAKAASLFAEAAAIQDRLPYMEPPYWYYPVQQSLGAALMAQGKPMEAEAAFRAALQRSPNNGWAAAGLLRAAQALNDQQAVEEAEALMQKNWFGAGMPAPDRL; encoded by the coding sequence ATGACAACCCTCATCGCCCAGCGCAACCGCCCCTCGGCGAGATCCCTGCTTCTCTCGGCAAGCGCCGCTACGATCATTCTCACGGCAGCTCCCGCGTTTGCTTGTCCGCTGGGATCTCACGACAGCCCGCGAGTGCGGATGCTCCACGCCCTGCAGATGTCGGGCGCGTCCGGCCCGGGGCATCATCGGGATGTCGCCCAGCTCCAAGCGCAGCCGAAGCGCACGGAACTCGGCAGCTACAGCCGTGACCTGCCGAAAGGCGCGGCAGCACCGCGCGCGGACGGACGACCGCCCCTCTACGACAATCTCGGCCAGCTGTCCTGGGCGGTGACCAAAGACCGGAACGGGCAGGCTCAGTCCTATTTCGATCAGGGTTATCGCCTGGGCTGGGGCTTCAATCACGCGGAGGCGGCGCGGTCCTTCCGGGCCGCGCAGGAGCTCGATCCGGGTTGCGCCATGTGCCTGTGGGGCGAAGCCTGGGTTCTCGGCCCGCATATCAACTATCCGATGGATGCGGACGCGAACGTGCGCGCCCTCGTCGTCCTGGAGAAGGCACGAGGCCTGGCGGCGGACAACGGAGACCTCCAGGTCGCCCTGGTGGAGGCCCTGTCGAAGCGCCACTCGTCCGATCCCAAGGCGGACCGCAAGGCCCTGGATCAGGCCTATGCGGACGCCATGGAGGAGGTGCAGGCCCGCTTCCCGCAGAACGCCCATGTGGCGCTGCTCACCGCGGACGCGCTCATGAACCTCACGCCCTGGGACTACTGGGCGGATGGCGGCAAGACGCCGAAGGGCAAGACGGAGAGGATCGTCGAACTGATCGAGGGCGTTCTCGGGACGCGTCAGGTCGGACCGCTCGAGGCGAACCCCGATCATCCCGGGGCCATTCATCTCTACATCCATGCGATCGAAGCATCGGACCGTCTGGAGCGGGCTGTGCCGCACGCGGAGCGGCTGGAGAAGCTGATCCCGGGCGCCGGGCATCTGGTGCACATGCCGAGCCATATCTGGTATCGGCTCGGCCGCTGGCGCGACAGTCTCGACGCGAATGTCCGGGCGGAGGCGGCCGATGAGGCGTTTCTGCAGCAGGGAAGTGCGAGCCTCCTCTATTCGGAGGCCTATTACGCCCACAATGTCCATTTCGTCATGGTGTCGGCTCTGACGGGCGGTGACGGACGCACCGCGGTCGCAGCCGCGCAGAAGCTCTCCGGCATCGTGTCGGACCGAGCCAAGCGTGAGGTGCCCTGGACGCAGCCGATCGCCGCCGCACCCTACTACGCGCAGGCGCTCTTCTCGATGCCCGAGGATGTGCTGGCTCTCCCGAAGCCGGAGGGCGACTTCCCCTTCGTCGAGGCCGCTTGGCATTATGCCCGCGGCGTGGCCTTCGCGCGTCTCGGGCGGGCGGACGAAGCCCGGGCCGAGGCGGCCGCGATCGAAGGCCTGGCCAAGAAGCCGGAGATTACCGCACTCCCGGATGCCGGTGTGCCCGGACCGGACCTCATGACCATCGCGGCCCATGAGATCGAGGCACGGATCGCGCAGGCCGCGGGAGATCAGGCGAAGGCTGCGTCGCTGTTTGCGGAGGCGGCGGCCATCCAGGATCGGCTGCCTTACATGGAACCGCCATACTGGTACTATCCGGTGCAGCAATCCCTCGGCGCGGCCCTCATGGCCCAGGGAAAGCCGATGGAGGCCGAGGCGGCGTTCCGTGCCGCGCTCCAGCGTTCGCCGAACAACGGATGGGCGGCCGCAGGATTGCTGCGCGCCGCGCAGGCGCTGAACGATCAGCAGGCGGTCGAGGAAGCTGAAGCCCTGATGCAGAAGAACTGGTTCGGCGCGGGCATGCCCGCACCTGATCGGCTCTGA
- a CDS encoding CHASE2 domain-containing protein — MGRRHASTLIAAALAGLWGAGLALPHWRGGSDLLDRVEAPLADLRFLIQGPRPAPDAITIVAIDDQTIQTTGSYPLPRATMAQLVSSLALMKPNVIALDILFIDPGPPQGDLALAEALRKSPSVVAAAGVFKPGENRSRIVSDRSLDTLLPEAESLLLPLGSLTGAAALGVVNIAIDASGVPRHVPLLLQSGDRIVPSFPLRAASMAVKQDPVLGPESVELGGASTRTETGYALPLRFYGPGGTIRTVSAAQVLNGTLAEDAIGGRTVVIGATVTGGGDTFSTPFDPVLPGVEVLATAIAHLTEGDGLVRERSVRTVDAAVAVILPVLFVLLLSWQRSAWAFALIASSALGWIGVTVVAFTRGIWLSTSLPLLAAVPAVTLFGAAQLWLDRRRADRLSAQSKTLQRFQPPSLTERLTKDPAFLMQPIRQEAAVIFIDLSGFTGMTEMISIDETREVLRSFHTLVDEEAVAHHGIVASFMGDGAMILFGLLDPSPHDAGNALAACLALCARMEIWLASLPEPIATRIGFKIGAHHGGIIASRLGGDSHQHITATGDTVNVASRLMEVAATHQADIAMSDDLLQAAGPARIVLRSGSLDGPRATAIRGRAGAIPAWLWRREPPRAK; from the coding sequence ATGGGGCGGCGCCATGCCTCGACCCTGATCGCCGCGGCCCTGGCTGGGCTTTGGGGCGCCGGCCTTGCCCTGCCGCATTGGCGAGGCGGCTCCGATCTCCTCGACCGCGTGGAAGCGCCGCTTGCGGATCTTCGATTCCTGATTCAGGGGCCACGTCCTGCTCCAGACGCGATTACCATCGTGGCCATCGACGACCAGACGATCCAGACGACTGGGTCCTATCCGCTGCCGAGAGCCACCATGGCGCAGCTGGTTTCATCGCTGGCGCTCATGAAGCCCAATGTCATCGCGCTCGACATTCTGTTCATCGACCCCGGTCCGCCGCAGGGCGATCTTGCGCTCGCGGAGGCGCTGCGGAAATCGCCGAGCGTTGTGGCCGCCGCGGGTGTTTTCAAGCCGGGGGAGAACCGTTCGCGCATTGTGAGCGATCGCAGCCTGGACACCCTCCTTCCGGAGGCGGAGAGCCTGCTCCTGCCGCTCGGATCCCTGACAGGTGCGGCGGCCCTCGGTGTGGTCAACATCGCGATCGACGCTTCAGGTGTTCCGCGCCATGTCCCGCTTCTGCTTCAATCGGGCGACCGGATCGTGCCGTCCTTTCCGCTGCGGGCCGCCTCCATGGCCGTGAAGCAGGATCCGGTTCTGGGTCCGGAGAGCGTCGAGCTCGGCGGCGCATCGACCCGAACCGAGACAGGATACGCTCTGCCGCTCCGCTTTTACGGCCCGGGCGGAACCATCCGCACGGTCAGCGCCGCCCAGGTTCTGAACGGCACCCTCGCGGAGGACGCCATTGGCGGCAGAACCGTCGTGATCGGCGCGACGGTCACGGGCGGCGGCGACACCTTCTCGACCCCCTTCGACCCGGTGCTTCCGGGCGTCGAGGTTCTGGCCACGGCGATCGCTCATCTGACGGAAGGCGACGGCCTGGTCAGGGAAAGGAGCGTGCGAACCGTCGATGCCGCCGTGGCGGTGATCCTTCCTGTCCTGTTCGTTCTCCTGCTCTCCTGGCAGCGCAGCGCCTGGGCATTTGCACTGATCGCCAGTAGTGCCCTCGGGTGGATCGGCGTCACCGTCGTGGCCTTCACACGCGGGATATGGCTCAGTACGTCTCTGCCTCTCCTGGCTGCCGTACCGGCGGTCACGCTCTTTGGCGCAGCGCAGCTCTGGCTCGACCGGCGCCGGGCAGATCGTCTGAGCGCGCAGAGCAAAACCCTGCAGAGATTTCAGCCTCCGAGCCTGACCGAGCGGCTGACGAAGGATCCGGCTTTCCTCATGCAGCCGATCCGCCAGGAGGCGGCGGTGATCTTCATCGACCTGTCGGGCTTCACGGGCATGACCGAAATGATCTCCATCGACGAAACCCGGGAAGTCCTTCGAAGCTTCCACACCCTTGTCGATGAGGAAGCGGTTGCTCATCACGGGATCGTCGCATCCTTCATGGGAGATGGCGCCATGATCCTGTTCGGGCTGCTGGACCCCTCGCCCCACGACGCCGGCAATGCTCTGGCGGCCTGCCTTGCGCTTTGCGCGCGCATGGAGATCTGGCTCGCGTCCTTGCCGGAGCCGATCGCAACGCGCATCGGCTTCAAGATCGGGGCCCATCATGGCGGTATCATCGCGTCACGTCTCGGCGGGGACAGCCATCAGCACATCACGGCAACGGGCGACACGGTCAATGTCGCGAGCCGCCTGATGGAAGTGGCAGCCACGCATCAGGCCGATATCGCCATGAGCGACGACCTACTTCAAGCGGCCGGGCCCGCCCGGATCGTCCTTCGATCCGGAAGCCTCGACGGACCGCGGGCGACCGCGATCCGCGGTCGCGCAGGCGCGATTCCCGCGTGGCTTTGGCGAAGAGAGCCGCCCCGGGCGAAGTGA
- a CDS encoding FecR family protein, whose product MALCQIGPFAPRAAITRLLLPGLALCLAWIGRADAQSIGCVMQATAAPPRQVLRCHDGLTVEAEAGADFGLVDQNRDARPDAIDLRSRAVLVDAPATPGRRSFQVRTPQAIAAVRGTQWAVDVAGGRTSVFVVAGRVSVRRTRGGPGSVTLSPGEGVDVEVGTAPLVVRRWPAARASALLARFGR is encoded by the coding sequence ATGGCATTGTGTCAGATCGGTCCTTTCGCACCGCGTGCCGCTATCACGCGGCTTCTTCTGCCCGGTCTCGCCTTGTGTCTTGCCTGGATCGGGCGTGCCGACGCACAGAGCATCGGATGCGTCATGCAGGCGACGGCAGCTCCGCCGCGGCAAGTTCTGCGCTGCCATGACGGCCTCACGGTCGAGGCGGAGGCGGGGGCCGACTTCGGTCTCGTCGACCAGAACCGCGACGCCCGTCCGGATGCGATCGATTTGAGAAGTCGCGCGGTTCTCGTCGACGCGCCCGCGACACCTGGAAGGCGGAGCTTCCAGGTGCGGACGCCGCAGGCCATCGCGGCCGTGCGCGGCACGCAATGGGCCGTCGATGTCGCGGGAGGCCGGACCTCCGTTTTCGTGGTGGCCGGCCGTGTCTCCGTGCGGCGGACGCGCGGCGGGCCCGGGAGCGTCACGCTCAGCCCCGGCGAAGGCGTCGACGTGGAGGTGGGGACGGCGCCCCTTGTCGTCAGACGATGGCCCGCCGCGCGCGCGTCCGCCCTCCTGGCACGTTTCGGACGATAA
- the tam gene encoding trans-aconitate 2-methyltransferase, translating into MADWNAGQYLKFEDERTRPSVDLLGRVPLEGAAKCVDIGCGPGNSTELIARRYPSARILGLDNSPDMLAKARQRLPDLQFEERDIASWHPDERFDLIFANAVLQWLPDHARLLNRLISFLTEGGCLAVQMPNNLDESSHRLMTRVAQEAPWADRLAPVARARETIGSFDDYYGWLQQAGCTVDIWQTIYVHPLDGPDAIVEWFKSTGLKPYLEALSDEESPEFLRRYQAEIARAYPVQHDGKVLLRFPRLFFVARKL; encoded by the coding sequence TTGGCAGATTGGAACGCTGGGCAATATCTGAAATTCGAGGACGAGCGCACCCGGCCCTCCGTCGATCTCCTCGGACGTGTTCCCCTGGAGGGCGCCGCGAAGTGCGTGGACATCGGCTGCGGCCCGGGAAACAGCACGGAGCTGATCGCCAGGCGCTATCCGAGCGCGCGGATCCTCGGCCTCGACAATTCACCGGACATGCTCGCCAAGGCGCGCCAGCGCTTGCCGGATCTGCAGTTCGAGGAGCGCGATATCGCAAGCTGGCATCCGGACGAGCGCTTCGACCTGATCTTCGCCAATGCCGTCCTCCAATGGCTTCCCGATCACGCACGGCTCCTGAACCGCCTGATCTCGTTCCTGACGGAGGGCGGATGTCTCGCCGTTCAGATGCCGAACAATCTGGACGAGTCCTCTCACCGTCTCATGACCCGGGTTGCGCAGGAAGCACCGTGGGCCGACCGGCTCGCGCCGGTTGCCAGAGCCCGGGAGACCATCGGATCGTTCGACGATTATTACGGCTGGCTACAGCAGGCCGGATGCACGGTCGACATCTGGCAGACGATCTATGTTCATCCGCTCGACGGCCCCGACGCCATCGTCGAATGGTTCAAAAGCACCGGATTGAAGCCGTATCTCGAAGCTCTTTCCGACGAGGAAAGCCCCGAATTTCTGCGCCGCTACCAGGCCGAGATCGCACGAGCCTATCCCGTCCAGCACGATGGCAAGGTCCTGCTGCGCTTCCCACGCCTCTTCTTCGTCGCACGCAAGCTGTGA
- a CDS encoding adenylate/guanylate cyclase domain-containing protein — MDASERIDGISRWLIERAPHENVRDLFAGFCRELVRAGVPIWRASLGLEVLHPEVSGWQHVWMDESVSVRESDRATAATSPSYLNSPTRIVDETSAPFRRRLDAPAPRMPLLEELRASGATDYVMYPLPFLDQTRTAAISFATRDLRGFDPSEIDQLGYAARVLSPYLERHVLRRIAIDLLDTYVGPRTGQRIIEGRVDRGAVEFIEAAIWFTDLRGFTSLSEHSPIPDVLADLNLWFGIIGDVVEAHGGEVLKFIGDSVLAIFPTSPEQNGTSACRSALAAAQEFCSRTEIENGVRGSASRAPLTHSLALHFGEVAYGNVGASHRLDFTVIGPAVNRASRLLDLAKQLDRQVLMSRVFARELGQPLVDLGRHRLRGVDRPQQVFAPLD, encoded by the coding sequence ATGGACGCTTCGGAGCGCATCGACGGGATCTCGCGCTGGCTGATCGAGCGGGCGCCGCACGAGAATGTGAGGGACTTGTTCGCCGGCTTCTGCCGTGAGCTCGTCCGGGCAGGCGTGCCGATCTGGCGCGCATCCCTCGGTCTGGAGGTCCTGCATCCGGAGGTCAGCGGCTGGCAGCATGTGTGGATGGACGAGAGCGTGTCCGTGCGGGAATCCGACAGGGCCACTGCAGCAACATCGCCGTCCTATCTCAACAGTCCGACCCGCATCGTGGATGAGACGAGTGCACCCTTCCGCCGCAGGCTCGATGCGCCCGCCCCTCGGATGCCGCTGCTCGAGGAGCTGAGAGCGTCGGGCGCGACAGATTACGTCATGTATCCATTGCCGTTCTTGGATCAGACCCGCACCGCTGCCATCTCCTTCGCCACACGGGATCTCCGGGGCTTCGATCCATCCGAAATCGACCAGCTGGGATACGCCGCAAGGGTGCTGAGCCCCTACCTGGAGCGCCATGTGCTGCGGCGGATCGCGATCGACCTGCTCGACACCTATGTCGGGCCTCGCACTGGCCAGCGCATCATCGAGGGCCGGGTCGATCGCGGCGCGGTGGAATTCATCGAAGCCGCAATCTGGTTCACGGATCTGCGCGGCTTCACCTCCTTGTCCGAGCACTCGCCGATCCCCGACGTGCTCGCCGATCTGAACCTCTGGTTCGGAATCATCGGCGATGTCGTCGAAGCGCATGGCGGCGAGGTTCTCAAGTTCATCGGCGATTCCGTCCTGGCGATCTTCCCGACATCGCCGGAGCAGAACGGCACCTCCGCGTGCCGAAGCGCCCTCGCGGCCGCCCAGGAGTTCTGCTCGAGAACGGAAATCGAAAACGGCGTCCGAGGATCTGCGAGCCGTGCTCCGCTGACGCATAGCCTCGCTCTGCATTTCGGCGAGGTCGCCTACGGCAATGTGGGCGCGTCTCACCGGCTCGATTTCACGGTCATCGGCCCGGCCGTGAACCGCGCCAGCAGGCTCCTGGATCTGGCCAAGCAGCTCGATCGACAAGTGCTCATGTCGCGGGTCTTCGCCCGGGAGCTCGGTCAGCCGCTCGTCGATCTCGGCCGCCACCGCCTGCGGGGCGTCGACCGCCCGCAGCAGGTTTTCGCTCCTCTTGATTGA
- a CDS encoding dipeptidase: protein MTDHLPAVLDRIDTDLDKSLERLFEFIRIPSISTDPAYKAECRQAAEWLAAELRDLGFDASACMTQGHPMVVGHQVEAAGGPHVLFYGHYDVQPVDPIELWTTPPFEPTLVAAPNGDTWIVARGASDDKGALMTFIEACRAWKAVSGTLPIRVSILLEGEEESGSPSLKPFLEAHREELSADVALVCDTDMWDNDTPAVTTMLRGLVGEEIEITCASRDLHSGMFGSAARNPIHVLAEILATLRDGEGRITLQGFYDGVQELPDAVKEQWGRLPFDEAGFLGQVGLSIPAGERGRSVLEQIWARPTCEVNGIVGGYTGEGFKTVIPSTASAKVSFRLVTGQDPAKVREAFRAHVRARVPGDCSVTFKEHGGSPALSLPLDGPWLKPTLDALTEEWGREAALAGTGGSIPIVGDFKRMLNMDALMVGFARFDNRVHSPNEKYDLSSFHHGIRSWARILAAFAR from the coding sequence GTGACAGATCATCTTCCCGCCGTCCTCGATCGGATCGACACCGACCTCGACAAGAGCCTCGAGCGTCTCTTCGAGTTCATCCGCATCCCCAGCATCTCGACGGATCCAGCCTACAAGGCGGAGTGCCGTCAGGCGGCGGAATGGCTCGCGGCCGAACTGCGGGACCTGGGCTTCGATGCCTCGGCGTGCATGACCCAGGGCCATCCCATGGTCGTCGGCCATCAGGTCGAGGCGGCCGGAGGGCCGCATGTGCTGTTCTACGGCCATTACGACGTGCAGCCTGTCGATCCCATCGAGCTGTGGACCACGCCCCCCTTCGAGCCGACCCTCGTGGCGGCTCCCAACGGCGACACCTGGATCGTCGCGCGGGGAGCCTCCGACGACAAGGGCGCCCTGATGACCTTCATTGAGGCCTGCCGGGCCTGGAAAGCGGTCTCCGGCACATTGCCGATCCGCGTCTCGATCCTCCTGGAGGGAGAAGAGGAATCCGGCAGCCCGAGCCTGAAGCCGTTCCTCGAAGCCCATCGCGAGGAACTGTCGGCGGATGTCGCTCTCGTCTGCGACACCGACATGTGGGACAACGACACGCCCGCCGTCACCACTATGCTGCGCGGTCTGGTGGGCGAAGAGATCGAGATCACCTGCGCGAGCCGGGATCTCCATTCCGGCATGTTCGGCTCGGCTGCGCGCAATCCGATCCATGTGCTGGCCGAGATCCTCGCCACGCTGCGCGACGGCGAGGGCCGGATCACGCTGCAGGGCTTCTATGACGGCGTGCAGGAACTCCCCGATGCCGTGAAGGAGCAGTGGGGCCGTCTGCCGTTCGATGAGGCAGGCTTCCTTGGTCAGGTAGGACTGAGCATTCCTGCAGGCGAGCGGGGACGCAGCGTCCTGGAGCAGATCTGGGCCCGGCCGACCTGCGAGGTCAATGGGATCGTCGGCGGCTATACGGGCGAGGGCTTCAAGACGGTCATTCCGTCGACGGCTTCGGCCAAGGTGTCCTTCCGGCTCGTGACGGGTCAGGATCCCGCCAAGGTTCGCGAGGCCTTCCGTGCGCACGTGCGCGCCCGGGTTCCGGGGGATTGCTCCGTGACGTTCAAGGAGCACGGCGGCAGCCCGGCGTTGAGCCTGCCGCTCGACGGCCCCTGGCTCAAGCCGACCCTTGATGCGCTCACGGAGGAATGGGGCCGCGAGGCGGCGCTGGCCGGCACGGGCGGGTCCATTCCGATCGTCGGCGACTTCAAGCGGATGCTCAACATGGATGCGCTCATGGTGGGCTTCGCGCGCTTCGACAACCGCGTGCACTCGCCGAACGAGAAATACGATCTGTCGAGCTTCCATCATGGCATCCGCTCATGGGCTCGGATTCTGGCCGCATTCGCGCGCTAG
- a CDS encoding DUF2189 domain-containing protein yields the protein MANFHIVAGASEVPAHPVVRKITPADLKEALAKGFDDFWAMPSHLVFLGLIYPVVGVCLAALTFSNNALPLLYPLASGFALIGPIAGIGLYEISRRRELGLSTSWQDAFNVLKSPSIPSIIALGILLLVIFLTWLTTARLLYQSIFGYEVPASFAQLISQVLTTSEGMRLIVLGNIAGFVFAVAVLSISVISFPLLLDRDVGAAVAVYTSVKAVVMNPLTMALWGLIVAAALLIGSIPLFVGLAIVMPVLGHATWHLYRRVVEPPHPDDAHPVR from the coding sequence ATGGCCAATTTCCACATTGTTGCCGGAGCAAGCGAGGTTCCGGCACATCCGGTCGTCAGAAAGATCACGCCTGCCGATTTGAAGGAAGCGCTGGCGAAGGGGTTCGATGATTTCTGGGCCATGCCGTCACACTTGGTGTTTCTCGGGCTGATCTATCCTGTCGTCGGCGTTTGCCTTGCCGCGCTCACCTTCAGCAACAATGCGCTGCCGCTCCTCTATCCCTTGGCCTCGGGCTTCGCGCTGATCGGACCCATTGCCGGCATCGGTCTCTATGAGATCAGCCGCAGGCGGGAACTCGGCTTGTCGACCTCCTGGCAGGATGCGTTCAATGTTCTGAAGTCACCCTCGATCCCGTCGATCATCGCGCTCGGCATCCTGTTGCTGGTGATCTTCCTGACATGGCTGACGACGGCGCGCCTCCTCTATCAATCGATCTTCGGCTACGAGGTGCCGGCCTCCTTCGCGCAGCTCATCAGTCAGGTCCTCACCACATCCGAGGGCATGCGCTTGATCGTCCTGGGCAACATCGCCGGCTTCGTCTTCGCAGTGGCCGTGCTCAGCATCAGCGTGATTTCGTTCCCGCTCCTCCTCGATCGGGACGTCGGCGCTGCCGTTGCCGTCTACACGTCGGTCAAGGCGGTGGTGATGAACCCGCTCACCATGGCCTTATGGGGTCTCATCGTGGCGGCCGCGCTCCTCATCGGGTCGATCCCGCTCTTCGTCGGGCTCGCCATCGTGATGCCGGTGCTCGGCCATGCGACGTGGCACCTCTACCGCCGGGTCGTGGAGCCGCCGCATCCTGACGATGCCCATCCGGTGAGGTGA
- a CDS encoding cytochrome C oxidase subunit IV family protein, with translation MAHSATHAQGQQHPIKLYLVVWAWLFILSACSYFVDYFQLQGLLRYSLIILFMLLKAGLIVAVFMHMAWERLSLVYAILVPISAVLVFVAIMVLESDYTLLSRIAFFGSGS, from the coding sequence ATGGCACATTCAGCAACCCATGCGCAGGGACAGCAGCATCCGATCAAGCTCTACCTGGTGGTCTGGGCCTGGCTGTTCATCCTGAGCGCCTGCTCCTATTTCGTGGACTACTTCCAGCTCCAGGGGCTGCTCAGGTATTCCCTCATCATCCTGTTCATGCTGCTGAAGGCGGGGCTGATCGTCGCTGTCTTCATGCATATGGCATGGGAGCGGCTGTCCCTGGTCTACGCCATCCTGGTGCCGATCAGCGCCGTCCTGGTGTTCGTGGCCATCATGGTCCTCGAATCCGATTATACGCTCCTGTCCAGAATCGCATTCTTCGGATCGGGCTCATGA
- a CDS encoding heme-copper oxidase subunit III family protein — protein sequence MAEQVLTELRTTHSEATGLRSIATDFSSDRQAFRNVSWGKAMMWIFLLSDTFVFSCFLISYMTARMSTTVPWPNPSEVFALTIGGTSLPLILIAIMTFVLISSSGTMAMAVNFGYRRDRRKTAVLMLVTALLGATFVGMQAFEWTKLIHEGVRPWGNPWGAAQFGSSFFMITGFHGTHVSFGVLFLLVIARKVWRGDYDHERRGFFTSRKGRYESVEIMGLYWHFVDLVWVFIFAFFYLW from the coding sequence ATGGCGGAACAGGTTCTGACGGAGTTGAGGACGACCCACAGCGAGGCGACCGGGCTGCGCAGCATCGCGACCGACTTCTCCTCCGACCGGCAGGCCTTCAGGAACGTGTCCTGGGGCAAGGCCATGATGTGGATCTTCCTTCTCAGCGACACCTTCGTCTTCAGCTGCTTCCTGATCTCCTACATGACGGCCCGGATGTCCACGACCGTGCCCTGGCCCAATCCGAGCGAAGTCTTCGCCCTGACCATCGGAGGCACGTCCCTTCCCCTGATCCTGATTGCGATCATGACCTTCGTGCTGATCAGCAGCAGCGGCACCATGGCGATGGCCGTGAACTTCGGCTACCGCCGTGATCGCAGGAAGACGGCCGTCCTGATGCTGGTCACGGCTCTGCTCGGCGCGACCTTCGTCGGCATGCAGGCTTTCGAATGGACGAAACTGATCCATGAAGGCGTCCGCCCCTGGGGCAACCCGTGGGGCGCCGCCCAGTTCGGCTCGTCGTTCTTCATGATCACCGGCTTCCATGGCACGCATGTGAGCTTCGGCGTGCTGTTCCTCCTCGTCATCGCCCGGAAGGTCTGGCGCGGCGATTACGATCATGAGCGGAGGGGCTTCTTCACCAGCCGGAAGGGTCGCTACGAGTCCGTCGAGATCATGGGGCTCTACTGGCACTTCGTCGATCTGGTCTGGGTCTTCATCTTCGCGTTTTTCTATCTCTGGTGA
- a CDS encoding cytochrome c oxidase subunit 3, which produces MASILLFLSVLAVIAAWWLARQGLASKPWLEQEVTGALPEADPTPPSKIGLGIFLAVIGSLFALFISAYAMRMQLPDWRNVPIPRILWLNTAMLALSSLALHGAGTSARRDDLAGLRIGLLAAGISALAFLSGQLLAWRQLTGEGYLLAGNPANAFFYVLTGVHGLHLLGGLVALGRTIERSWRETADSSLRLSVELCATYWHFLFLAWLVFLSVMTGWAGDFVDICRQLLT; this is translated from the coding sequence ATGGCTAGCATCCTGCTGTTCCTGAGCGTGCTCGCCGTCATTGCCGCCTGGTGGCTCGCACGCCAAGGCCTGGCCTCGAAACCCTGGCTGGAGCAGGAAGTGACCGGCGCCCTGCCGGAAGCGGATCCGACCCCGCCGTCCAAGATCGGGCTCGGCATCTTCCTGGCGGTCATCGGCTCCCTGTTCGCGTTGTTCATCAGCGCCTATGCGATGCGCATGCAACTGCCGGATTGGCGCAATGTACCGATCCCGAGAATCCTGTGGCTCAACACAGCGATGCTCGCCTTGAGCAGCCTTGCCCTGCATGGGGCCGGGACGTCTGCCCGACGGGATGATTTGGCCGGCCTCAGGATCGGCCTCTTGGCAGCCGGCATTTCGGCCCTGGCGTTTCTCTCGGGCCAACTCCTGGCCTGGCGGCAGCTGACCGGCGAAGGCTACCTTCTTGCGGGAAATCCGGCCAATGCCTTCTTCTATGTCCTGACCGGCGTCCACGGTCTTCATCTGCTCGGCGGATTGGTCGCACTGGGCAGGACCATCGAAAGGTCATGGCGTGAGACGGCCGACAGCTCACTTCGGCTGTCCGTGGAGCTCTGCGCCACCTATTGGCATTTCCTGTTCCTCGCCTGGCTCGTCTTCCTGAGCGTGATGACCGGCTGGGCGGGAGACTTTGTGGACATCTGTCGGCAATTGCTGACCTGA